GGCAACGTGTTCACCCCCCAAACCTGGCTGAGATACGGATCACCCAGCTCCCTACTGCTATTGATGTTCAAGAGAATCGTGGGCACGAGAGAGCTTTCAATCGAAGACATCCCTAAATACATGGATGAGCACGACTGGCTGGAGCAAGTCTACTTCGGCATGAAAAAAGTCTCTGACGAAAAAGAGCTCGCCAAGCTGAAAGGCCTATACGAGTACTGCCACCTCCTCAAACCCCCGGCGGAGCCCTCAACACACATCCCATACAACACGTTAGTGCAGTTGGCCTCAGTCGCCCCGAAAGGATTAGAGAAAAGCTTCATAGCCGAGAAACTAAAGAAGTATGGTTACAGGGTCGCGGAGGATGTCGCTGAACGGATACAGTACGCCGTCAACTGGTCCCGAGACTTCCCATCCGAAGAAGCCCCAAAAGAGAGAGTTCAGTTGACCGAGCCTGAAAGGCAAGCCCTCCTAGAGCTTGCGGGAAAGCTTAAGCATTGCCGGGGCGGGGAAGAGGCTCAGACAGCGGTTTTCGAAGCCGCCCGATCGAAAAACATACCGGTGAAAAGGTTCTTCAACATCCTATACCTCATACTGCTCGGGAAAGACTCAGGCCCAAAGCTAGGACCCTTCATCGCCACCCTCGGCGCATCCGAAGTGGCTGAGAAACTGGAAAAAGCCGCGGCGCACACCAAAATCCTGGAGGCGGGTTAAGAGTTGAGCGAAGAAGAGAAGTTAAAGGAATATCGTGGGAAGAGGGACTTCAACGCGACCCCGGAGCCGAAGGGAAAAAGCCTCCCTAAAAGCTCAGGCGCGTTAAAATACGTGGTTCAAGAGCATTACGCCACGCATCTCCACTACGACCTTAGGCTTGAAATGGACGGCGTGTTGAAGAGCTGGGCCGTGCCCAAAGGCGTTCCGGTCGGGACGGATGCCCGCCGCCTCGCGGTTCAAACAGAAGACCACCCAGTCGAATACGCTGAGTTTGAAGGAATAATCCCTGAAGGCGAGTATGGCGCTGGATCCGTTAAAATCTGGGATAAAGGATCCTACACCCCGGTGGAGAAAAGCGAAAACAAGCTGATCATAGACCTGAACGGCGAAAAGGTTAAGGGCAGATACTGCTTGATTCGCTTCAAGCCAAAGGAAAACCCAAAAAACTGGCTTCTATTCCGCGTCAAGAAAGATTAATCAATGATTAATTGTTTGGTTAGCCAGCCTCTAAAACGGGTTGAGCGCAGCCACATCGAGGACAGTACACAGCCTCCCAGCCCAACGCCTCTCCGCAACCCACGCAATATTTGCGGAACGCCATGCTCCTCAACGCGATCCCAACCTTCTGTCGTTCGGAGGGGCCCCGCATCCTCTCCGGTCTGGCGTCGACTACGATGGTTCCGGCGAGCCTGTCCCCCAGCCTCTGCTTGTTAGCGGACCTTAAAATTGAAATAATTCCTACGATGTATAGTCCTGGAAGCATGTCGACAAGCCTTAAAAAGTTTCTAACGAAAGCCGCGCCGAAACCGCATGGACCACCCCTCTCCCTCAACACCTTCAACCTGAGAAGCCTCTTGCCCAGCGAAGCGCCTGAAAAGCCCTCCATAACAGTAAAGTATCCAACTTGGATGAAGAGGTAGATGCCCAACGCCACGTACAGCTCCCCCAACGGTAAAGGATCACCGAACAAGGCCATGTTCAATCCTGAGAACAACGCGGCTAACACAAAGCTGTCGACGAGGTAGGCTAAAAGCCTCGGCCCCAAACCCTTACATTCAAAGGCCTCCAACATCCTTCAACTTTCATCAAAGATTTTGAGCTTAAACCAAGCTTATTTTCCACTCAACTTAAAAACTTATTTCACCGAATACGGATTAAAATCCTAGAAAAGCCATGTCAATGATTCTTCACCTACCCCCCGCGTCCAGGTTGCTGAAACCCTAACCGGATGAGAAACCAACGTTGGTCAGCTTTAGGCTTCGAGTTTTCCACCTCACCGTGAAATCCCCGTTTAAGCTAAAGATCAAGCCGTCAAGGTAATCAGGCCACCCCTCTTCTTCATGCCTCACCTTAAGATAGAGGTCCCTAACGGCCAATATGTTCCAGTCATGCGACACATACACATGCAACGCAAACGAATTGTCCTCTTCTTGAAGAAGGCTTTTTACCTCAGCTATGAGCTGTGAAGTCACTTTCCACGGGTCATCCATGACCCTTTCATCCACCTCGCCATTCAACCATCTTCTCGCGAAAACCTCGAACCCCACTTTTTCAATTTCCCTGACGATTTCACGGGGCTTAAGCATGAATCCAGGGCTGAGGAACTCCCTCACCCCCATGAACTGAACAGATCTCCCAGCCGAGGATGCCCCTTCAAATATGTGTTTCGCCGTGTCTCCGCATCTTGGAACCGGACTGTGGTAAATTTTAATCAACCTCCCCTCTGGAAGGGCCTTCCCAAACTCTAGGGACGCCTCCAAACCCTCTGGCAAGAGTGGAAGATGATAGTAATCGTCGCCTGTGGGATCAGACCGGGCGGCGTGGCGTATGAGCGCAGCCACCCTTCTGGAAGGATTCCGTTTGAGCAAATCTACAAGTTGGCCTCCGCTGTCCTTTCCCTTCAACTCCAACCCCTTTCAACTACGCCTTAGCGTAACGTCAACCATTGAAGGCCTTTCTCTTCTCAACGCGGATTACCGCTCACCGTTAAGTGTGGGGAAGATGCTGGACGGCCCATCCGACATCAAGTTCGTAGAGCTTTTCAGCTGTGGGGACACCCTCATCATCCCAACCCATCATCCTATAATAGATCTTCTTACACTTCTCCAATTCATCGCCAGTGATTCTTTCACCCGCGATCGGCCCTCGGCTGAATGGTTGAGCGAACCTACCTGGGAGGCGGTCATCCTCCGCTGTAAATCCCTCCCTTACGTTGAAAACCCTGGCCAACGTGGCCGCCCTCTCCCCTATCTTCATCAGCTCCCATGTGGTCGTGTTCCACCCTGTTATGGCGTTAACCAAGCGAGGCGTATTATCGTAGAACCAAGGCGTAAAGTAGCATATCACGGCGGAGTTCGTGAAATGCCTCCAATTGGACGCGTAAACCAGTAACCTGACCTTCTCGGGATCAAGAGAGTTAGCTGGCATAGGCTCCAAGACCCCCAACGCCTGTATGGCCTTCATGCTCTCACCCCAACCCTGAAACAGGGTATCATGCAAGTTGTGGCAGTGATCGGCTCCAGTGGGTGAAACCGCGTAACCGACTCCAAGCCCCTTTTTCAAGCGTGGTTCATGCATAGGAATCTCCAACCCCTTCACGTGCATCGCGTACTCGTAAGCGTTTCCACCGATCTTCTCAGCAGCCCTCCTCACACCCTCACCTAACATCTGTCCAAGGCCTCGCCTCTCACCTATCATCCTCACCGTTTCAACCATGGCCTCCGCGTCGCCGAACTTAAGGGAGAAGCCCCCAGCATCCTCCAGGCCTATTAACCCTTTCATATAGCATTCCATGGCGAAGGCTACGCATACACCGGTCGAAATTGTGTCCAGCCCATAGGCGTTGCATATTTCATTGGCCTTCGCGATGGCCTTCAGATCCTTTACCCCGCAGTTAGATCCTAAAGCGGCTAATGTCTCGTATTCAGGTCCACCGTACACCGGGTCGACGAGGTATGGCTCATCAACCTTAACGGTTCGCTTACAGTTTATCACACATCCGTAACAGGTGTGTCTGCCTGTTAAGATGGTTTCAACCATCCTTTCCCCTGAGATTTCCTCAGCGCCCTCAAACTCGCCCTCAGCGAAGTTTCGGGTCGGTAAACCGCTTGAAGCGTTCAAGCTGAGCAATCCTCCACCGGTCCCCGTTTCCCTCAGGCTTTTCAACGTCCTGCCGATGGGCAACTCCAAGTCCGGGTTATCCGACACCCATCGAGCCAGCTCCCTCACCGTTTCAGCGTCCGCCATTTCAGGCGCATGAGCACCACGAACAACAACGGCTTTCAGGTTTTTAGAACCCATCACCGCCCCCATGCCGGTTCTCCCAGCGAAGTGTGTGAGGTCATTCGCGATACAGGCGTACCTAACCCCTTTTTCACCAGCAGGCCCTATCAACGCCGTTCTAATGTTCCTTCCCAACTCGCTTCGAAGCAGCTCGTCAGCCCGGCCTGTCACCAAACCCCACAGGTGCTCGGCGTCCCTGATCTCCACCTCCCCATCGTGAACCCAAAGGTATGAGGGGTTTTCAGCCCGACCTGAGATGACTATGGCGTCGAACCCAGATCTCTTCAACTCAGAACCCCAGTAACCTCCAACCTCCGAGCAACCAAACCCATTAGTGAGGGGGGACTTACCGCCGACGCTGTTCCGCCCTGAACCTGTAAATGGATGGCCTGTCATAACGCCTGAGGCGAATATCAGAAGGTTCTCTGGGCCCAGAGGATCCGCGGAAGGCTTAACCTCCCTCAGCAAATAGTAGGCGATTAAGGCTTCTCCGCCAAAGTATTGTCGATAAAACCTTTCAGGTGGCTCATCAACGGAAATCTTACCATCGGAGAGGTCGACTCTAAGAACCTTCCCACAATACCCAAACGTCATTGAACAACTCACATCCACATATTGGTTAAATTATCTCATCCTTTTTAATCAGGAGGGTTGGCGAACACCTTATAAACATATAGTCGCCGATAAAACTTGGGCCCGTAGTCTAGTCAGGACAGGACGCTGAGCAACACGCGTAAGCCTGCGGACCTTATGGAGGACAGCCGGAGATCCGGGGTTCAAATCCCCGCGGGCCCGCCAAACTTTTTCACAAAATCAAATAAACGTGTATCTCTTCTTTAGATGGAATAGCTGTGATAACTATGTCAAAGGCATGGCGAAGTCCTAACTCAGCTTCGGCAACGTAAGCCTCAGCGCCGTCAGGTCATTTACAGTATTTCTTATTCTATCTCTTTTGGTCGCATATATTGTGCATGAACTAAGCTTGAGAACGGAGTTGCCTAAGCTTCTAGAAATGAGGAGGCTGAAGCTAGCTACGAGTCGGCAACGCGTGTGGGTCGTCAAGAGTTTGATTAACTACGTCCCAGCAAGCGACAAATCGTAAGAACTAAAATTGGGGCAGCTAGGATTAATAAGCCAAGGTCTGACAACTACAACGTTCAAAGTCGAGGTACACCTTCCGAGAGTTTAGGCCGAAAAGATATTAGCTGGAGCGAAACGGTTCTTAGAGAAGGTTAAGAGCCGGGAAATCTCAAATTAATGATACATCTACAGGAGTGAGAGCCGAATGCTGAAGGAGACATTTGGGAAATCCATGTTAGGCACTAATATTTGTGATCGAGCTTTTCCTGCTCAGGACTTTCTACTTTCCAAGATGGGAGTTAATGAGTGAAGTGCTGGTTTGAATATAGAAGATTGAAAAATCTATAATCGCCGACAGAACAACGGTAGAAGACCGGCTGCAGCATACAAGATCCAAGAAACGGTTTACCATGGAAGAATTCCGACCACTAGCCTAGCGCGTCCAATATCTCGAATCAAAAAGAAATTCATCGAGATATTAATTATGCTTCTGATAGAGAATACTGAAAGGCGCAAGATGATTTGAGACGCCTCAACCTTTCATATTAGCGTACTTTCTAATCGACCATTGTATATTCCTTATGAAAATTGCTTCAGGCGTCGATGGTGACGATAACGGTAATCGAGCTGGATTAGAAGTATTAGTATTGTAAGAGGGAGACCGACCAGTAACAACGTGAATAGTTCTTGCGCTAAGCTTCCTATATATGGGATGCCTGGAAGAAAGTGCCACTCTGGGAAGTCAAGACCTAGAAAGAGTCTAGATACTGTTATTATAATCAAAACTGCTGGAACAACGTACTTGGTTATCATATATACGGTTAAGGGATGCAGATCTCCCCATGAAGATCTCATCTGTGAGGACAAAGCCCGTTTATCTAAGAACCACGTGAAGATCACCGCGATTAGAAGTGCGTTAATAGGCAGCCCTATCGTCCCTACGGTTTCATCCAGCAAGTCAAGAACCCTAAATCCGAACATATGGAGGTTTATAGAGCTGTAGCTTAAGGCTGATGGTAATCCAAGCAAAAAAACCATCACCGTTAAAATTAACGTGAGCTTTCGTCTTGAAAGGTCAGTTGATGATATGACCGCGGCAACGTTCACTTCCATCATCGACACGGATGAAGTTAAAGCTGCAAAGAAGAGAAGTAAAAAGAATCCCCCCGCGAGAATTCTACCCGACGGTATGTGTTCGAAGGCTCGTGGCAAGGTTGAAAAGGCAAGCTCAGCACCTATAGCGGGCTCCATTCCAAATGTGAAGACTATAGGAAAAATCACTATTCCAGCCAGTATTGAGATTGCAAGATCCGCGATAGTGATGATTAAGGAGGAGCTGGGGATCGCGGTGTCGTTGTCAAGGTATGCCCCATAAGTGATAAGAACTCCGAAGCCCACAGACAGGGAGAAGAAGGCTTGACCGAATGCTGCACTCCAGATGAGAGGATTATGGAGGGCCGTAAAATCGGGCTTAAGAAAATAATTCAGACCATTAGTGAACCCCGATAATGATGTAGAGAATAAGGTCATTCCACCCAGTATGATGAAGTTAATTGGCATCAAAATAGACGTTACCCTCTCGATGCCTCCTCTTATCCCTAAAGAAACCACCAAACCTGTCGCGACCGTTGCAGCAGTGAAATATAGGATTGGCTGACAAGAGGATGTGAAACTTGAAAAAAGAATCTTAACCCCTACTAGTGAAGCAATCGCATAAGCAAGAGTCCAACCTGTTATAACGAGATAATAACTCAAAATGTAGAAAACTATCACCCAAACCAACCAACCAAAAAAATGAAATTTAGAGCCTATCCTTCGAAAGGCGGATACTACATCCGCCCTCAAGTACCTTCCTATAGCCAGCTCAAGAGTCATTAACGGAAGACCAAAACCGAAGACTGCCAGGAGATAGGGAACCAGATAGGCGCCTCCTCCATTCTGGCCAACAACTGAGGGAAAACGCCAAATATTCCCTATGCCTACAGCAGAGCCGATGGTAGCCAACAGAAATCCAAATCTTGTAGACCACCTCTCCATCCGAAGCTCACCCATGAATATGCCTGGTTAGAACAAGCCTTTGAAATCCTTTCTGATTCACATTCATATAAAATATATAGTACGAACTATTAATATTCCTTTATTCGGAAAGCTCGACATTAGTCTATACACCGTTGCATCGGAATCGTTCTATTTTTAAGTTATAAAAGCGAGATTTGATGTCAGCAATAATATGAATAAGTAAAGATAATCCAAACCTATATCCCAATATTCTCGGACTCAACATACATGCCACAACCCCTATCATTAAAATCTTCAAGAATGTCAGAGTAAAGGAAGAGCGCGACAAATAATATAATGTTTCAGAGGTCTTTATAAAAGAGGAATAACATCTATATTCACAATAACAGTTACAAGAATATTAATAATGATAATCGGTGAATTAGCATGTCCTTCAAAGCTGGAAGAGTATTCGGCGTCACGATCAGGGTCCATTATACTCTCCTTTTTATTTTCTTCCTAATCGTATGGTCTCTGGCCATGGGGTATATGCCCCAGCAATTTCCAGGTCTCTCCCCCATAAGGTATTGGATTATTGGCACTATATCAGGTTTCATCCTTCTCTTATCAGTGGTAATACATGAGTTATGCCATTCCATAGTCGCCATAAAGTTAGGTTTGCCGATTAAGAGGATCACTCTGTTCTTTCTGGGCGGAGCCGCTGAGATGGCGGAGGAGCCTAAAAGACCTGATGTTGAGTTTAAGATGGCGTTGGTAGGTCCACTCTCCAGCTTTGCCATCGCCGCTCTTTTTGGTGGGTTATGGTACATATTTAAGACAGTAAGCCTCAGCGTCGAGCTGTTAGCGATAGCTCAGTATGGAGCAGTCATTAACCTTATTCTCGGGGGGTTCAATCTTCTCCCCGCGTTTCCTATGGATGGGGGAAGAATATTCAGGTCCATTGCATGGAAGTATATGAGAAGCATGATCAAAGCCACTCAGCTTGCCACAAAATTGAGTGTTGGATTCGCTTATGCTATGATGTTCGGCGGCTTCCTCATGATAATCTTCAGAGGCCTGTTCAACGGCCTCTGGATCATATTCATCGGGTGGTTCATAAAATCTGGAGCTGAGGCGGGACTCAGCCAAACTATCATCACTCAAGCATTATCGGGAACCACTGTAAGCGAGATAATGTCTAGCGACGTCGTTACTGTAGATTTTGATACGCCATTACACAGACTAGTTACGGAATACTTCTTGACTAGAAAATTTGCTGGATACCCTGTTCGAAAAGACGGGGCCGTGGTAGGCATGGTCACAATGGATCAGGTAAAACGTATCCCTCGCCCTCTTTGGGAAAAAACGGCTGTGAGAGACGTTATGAAACCCCTTGGTGAGTTGGTGATCGTGGAACCTGAGACCCCTGCGTCAGATGCGTTTTATAAAATGTCTAGAAAAGATGAGGGAAGGATACTCGTGATGAAAAACGGCGAGTTGAATGGAATCGTTAGCAGAAAGGACTTTACACATCTAATCAAAACTAAAATTGACTTAGAATACGGACTTACCTGAACAAGAGGAAAGGCGTCTAAAGTATGAGACAATACCTTAACCTGAATCTTCAATTGATCACCAGCCTCACAAGTACAGAATCAACTTAAAACGCTTAGGCCGTCAGAGGAATACCACCTTGGTCAAAGAGAAAATCTGGCATGCTCGGAATATCTTGGAAATATTCAGAGAGCTTGAAACAAATGAGAAAGGGTTAACAAGCGCTGAAGCGGAGAAGAGACTTCAAAAATATGGGCCGAACGAGTTAGAGGAAGAAAAGCCGATAACAAAATTGGCTTTGCTCGCGGCTCAGCTGAGGAGTCCCCTTATCGCAGTGCTCGTCATCGCTGCATCGATCTCGTTGCTCCTCGGAAAAATGATCGACATGATCGTTGTCGTCGCCGTTATCGTCTTCAACACGTCGATAGGGTTCTTCCAAGAGTATAAGGCAGAGGCAGCCCTTCGCGCTCTGAAATCGATGGCTGCTCCTGAAGCGGAGGTAATTCGCGATTGCCCTGAAGAAGGGGCCTGCATCGAGATGCGGATCAAGACGAGAGAGATTGTTCCTGGCGATATCATACTTCTAGATTCTGGCGATAAGATTCCCGCGGATGCTCGCATCCTCGAAGCGGTTAATCTTG
Above is a window of Candidatus Bathyarchaeia archaeon DNA encoding:
- a CDS encoding histidine phosphatase family protein, translated to MKGKDSGGQLVDLLKRNPSRRVAALIRHAARSDPTGDDYYHLPLLPEGLEASLEFGKALPEGRLIKIYHSPVPRCGDTAKHIFEGASSAGRSVQFMGVREFLSPGFMLKPREIVREIEKVGFEVFARRWLNGEVDERVMDDPWKVTSQLIAEVKSLLQEEDNSFALHVYVSHDWNILAVRDLYLKVRHEEEGWPDYLDGLIFSLNGDFTVRWKTRSLKLTNVGFSSG
- a CDS encoding aldehyde ferredoxin oxidoreductase family protein → MTFGYCGKVLRVDLSDGKISVDEPPERFYRQYFGGEALIAYYLLREVKPSADPLGPENLLIFASGVMTGHPFTGSGRNSVGGKSPLTNGFGCSEVGGYWGSELKRSGFDAIVISGRAENPSYLWVHDGEVEIRDAEHLWGLVTGRADELLRSELGRNIRTALIGPAGEKGVRYACIANDLTHFAGRTGMGAVMGSKNLKAVVVRGAHAPEMADAETVRELARWVSDNPDLELPIGRTLKSLRETGTGGGLLSLNASSGLPTRNFAEGEFEGAEEISGERMVETILTGRHTCYGCVINCKRTVKVDEPYLVDPVYGGPEYETLAALGSNCGVKDLKAIAKANEICNAYGLDTISTGVCVAFAMECYMKGLIGLEDAGGFSLKFGDAEAMVETVRMIGERRGLGQMLGEGVRRAAEKIGGNAYEYAMHVKGLEIPMHEPRLKKGLGVGYAVSPTGADHCHNLHDTLFQGWGESMKAIQALGVLEPMPANSLDPEKVRLLVYASNWRHFTNSAVICYFTPWFYDNTPRLVNAITGWNTTTWELMKIGERAATLARVFNVREGFTAEDDRLPGRFAQPFSRGPIAGERITGDELEKCKKIYYRMMGWDDEGVPTAEKLYELDVGWAVQHLPHT
- a CDS encoding sodium-dependent transporter, translating into MGELRMERWSTRFGFLLATIGSAVGIGNIWRFPSVVGQNGGGAYLVPYLLAVFGFGLPLMTLELAIGRYLRADVVSAFRRIGSKFHFFGWLVWVIVFYILSYYLVITGWTLAYAIASLVGVKILFSSFTSSCQPILYFTAATVATGLVVSLGIRGGIERVTSILMPINFIILGGMTLFSTSLSGFTNGLNYFLKPDFTALHNPLIWSAAFGQAFFSLSVGFGVLITYGAYLDNDTAIPSSSLIITIADLAISILAGIVIFPIVFTFGMEPAIGAELAFSTLPRAFEHIPSGRILAGGFFLLLFFAALTSSVSMMEVNVAAVISSTDLSRRKLTLILTVMVFLLGLPSALSYSSINLHMFGFRVLDLLDETVGTIGLPINALLIAVIFTWFLDKRALSSQMRSSWGDLHPLTVYMITKYVVPAVLIIITVSRLFLGLDFPEWHFLPGIPYIGSLAQELFTLLLVGLPLTILILLIQLDYRYRHHRRLKQFS
- a CDS encoding site-2 protease family protein, whose protein sequence is MSFKAGRVFGVTIRVHYTLLFIFFLIVWSLAMGYMPQQFPGLSPIRYWIIGTISGFILLLSVVIHELCHSIVAIKLGLPIKRITLFFLGGAAEMAEEPKRPDVEFKMALVGPLSSFAIAALFGGLWYIFKTVSLSVELLAIAQYGAVINLILGGFNLLPAFPMDGGRIFRSIAWKYMRSMIKATQLATKLSVGFAYAMMFGGFLMIIFRGLFNGLWIIFIGWFIKSGAEAGLSQTIITQALSGTTVSEIMSSDVVTVDFDTPLHRLVTEYFLTRKFAGYPVRKDGAVVGMVTMDQVKRIPRPLWEKTAVRDVMKPLGELVIVEPETPASDAFYKMSRKDEGRILVMKNGELNGIVSRKDFTHLIKTKIDLEYGLT
- a CDS encoding DNA polymerase ligase N-terminal domain-containing protein, giving the protein MSEEEKLKEYRGKRDFNATPEPKGKSLPKSSGALKYVVQEHYATHLHYDLRLEMDGVLKSWAVPKGVPVGTDARRLAVQTEDHPVEYAEFEGIIPEGEYGAGSVKIWDKGSYTPVEKSENKLIIDLNGEKVKGRYCLIRFKPKENPKNWLLFRVKKD
- a CDS encoding RDD family protein — protein: MEAFECKGLGPRLLAYLVDSFVLAALFSGLNMALFGDPLPLGELYVALGIYLFIQVGYFTVMEGFSGASLGKRLLRLKVLRERGGPCGFGAAFVRNFLRLVDMLPGLYIVGIISILRSANKQRLGDRLAGTIVVDARPERMRGPSERQKVGIALRSMAFRKYCVGCGEALGWEAVYCPRCGCAQPVLEAG